Below is a genomic region from Hippea sp. KM1.
ATCCCTTCTTTTCTGGAATATCTTTATTATCTCAGAGTTCAGGCGCTCTGCATTATCCAGCGCATACGCACCTGCAACCTGAATGGCCTGAAATATGCCTGAGTCTATATTGGTTTTCACCTTACCCAGGGCAGCAATGACATCCCTATTGCCCACAGCAAAGCCTATCCTCCAGCCGGTCATGTTGAATGTCTTTGAAAGCGAGTGAAACTCTATGCCCACATCCTTTGCCCCTTCGACCTCTAAAAAGCTGATGGGTTTATAGCCGTCATAGCAGATCTCAGAATAGGCATTGTCGCTTGCAACAATAAAATCATACTCCTTTGCAAGCTCAACAACCCTTTTATAAAAACCCTCATCGGCAACGGCTGAAGTGGGATTATTGGGATAGCCCAAAAACATCAACTTTGTCTTTTTAAGAACATCCTCATCGATGCTATCAAGGTCAATTAAAAAGCCGTTCTCCTCCTTTAAGGGCATCTTATAAACCTCTCCGCCGGCAAACATCACCGCCACCGGATATACAGGATACCCCGGATCAGGAACAAGCGCATAATCGGAAGGATTTATATAGGCCAAGGGGAGATGGGCGATACCCTCCTTAGAACCTATAAGGCTTACCACCTCGCTTTCGGGGTCAAGCTCAACGCCAAACCTCCTTTTATACCAATTAGCAACAGCCTCCCTGAATTTCAACATACCCACATAGCTGGGGTATTGATGGTTTGCTGGATCCTCTATAGCCTTCTTTGCAACCTCAACAATTTCCTTTGGTGTGGGTATATCCGGATCGCCTACACCAAGATCGATAATATCCACGCCCCTTTTTGCTACCTCTTCCTTGAGCCTATCGATTTCTGCAAACAGATAAGGCGGCAGTTGTTTTATCCTATCTGCTAACTTAACCATAATCAACCTCCCATCATTCTCAGCTTTTCTATATTAAAGCCTTTTCTTAGAATATTAACCCTCCCCCCTTCAAGCTCTACAATTGTTGAGCTTACGCCCTTAACCTTACCGAGAACTATACCATCCACTCGATTTTTGTAAAGCCTTATAAGTTGAATGGGCAGGTTTACCTCCTTTGCATTGGAGATATTAGCACTTGTTGATGTGATAGGTTCAATAGAGCATACCTTTTTAAGAAACTCCGTATTGGCAAGCCTGAAGGCGGTCTTATGAAGAAAGGATGCCCACCACGGCAGATCAATCCTTGTTTTAATCACAACGCTAAAGCCGCTATCCAAAAGGAAGTTTAGCTTATCCTTATCGACATCACCTGCCACATCCCATATGAATTCCTTATGGGCTATGACAATAAAGGGTTTATGCATGCTCCTTTTCTTGAAAAGATAGATCTTCTTGTTTGCCGCTCCACTGAACAGAAAAGCGCTAAAACCGTAAATCGTAAAAGCAGGGCAAACTATCACACCGCCGGCTTTAAGGAGCGCTATAGCAGGATTTGCTTCTTTCTCGCTTATGATTATCATTCAGCGATTACCTTTAAAAAAGATGGGGTGAGTAGTGGGACTTGAACCCACGGCCACCAGGGCCACAACCTGGTGCTCTGCCAACTG
It encodes:
- a CDS encoding LL-diaminopimelate aminotransferase — translated: MVKLADRIKQLPPYLFAEIDRLKEEVAKRGVDIIDLGVGDPDIPTPKEIVEVAKKAIEDPANHQYPSYVGMLKFREAVANWYKRRFGVELDPESEVVSLIGSKEGIAHLPLAYINPSDYALVPDPGYPVYPVAVMFAGGEVYKMPLKEENGFLIDLDSIDEDVLKKTKLMFLGYPNNPTSAVADEGFYKRVVELAKEYDFIVASDNAYSEICYDGYKPISFLEVEGAKDVGIEFHSLSKTFNMTGWRIGFAVGNRDVIAALGKVKTNIDSGIFQAIQVAGAYALDNAERLNSEIIKIFQKRRDQMAEALNKAGFEFNTPKATFYFWVKVPEGFSSAEFTKKLLQEKGIVVTPGNGFGDAGEGYFRISITNPRIEEAVERIRSAAV
- a CDS encoding L-threonylcarbamoyladenylate synthase; translated protein: MIIISEKEANPAIALLKAGGVIVCPAFTIYGFSAFLFSGAANKKIYLFKKRSMHKPFIVIAHKEFIWDVAGDVDKDKLNFLLDSGFSVVIKTRIDLPWWASFLHKTAFRLANTEFLKKVCSIEPITSTSANISNAKEVNLPIQLIRLYKNRVDGIVLGKVKGVSSTIVELEGGRVNILRKGFNIEKLRMMGG